A genomic segment from Dendropsophus ebraccatus isolate aDenEbr1 chromosome 7, aDenEbr1.pat, whole genome shotgun sequence encodes:
- the LOC138797920 gene encoding lecithin retinol acyltransferase-like isoform X1 codes for MPGSPKVSSMKSLLLGLMVFIFEKIFIFANLKKFRPTKRKAGAASDMEACRLRRGDLLEVPRTLFIHYGIYLGDNKVAHLMPDILPAISEDKCLIGKVVTNKRLILGVLAKVATIRVDTVQDFAYGGRIIVNHMDKSFKTKPLCNEEVAERAEKLVGAKAYSLLWDNCEHFVTYCRYGRPVSSQTDKFCDIVKKIIRDQRSVLVSAALGMVLTLCVGVGPFTALPSFLITFTLWMAS; via the exons ATGCCGGGCAGCCCCAAGGTGAGCAGCATGAAGTCGCTCCTGCTAGGACTCATGGTTTTCATCTTTGAAAAAATCTTCATTTTTGCAAACTTAAAGAAGTTTCGTCCGACCAAGAGGAAAGCGGGAGCAGCGAGTGATATGGAAGCGTGCAGACTGAGGAGGGGAGACCTGTTAGAGGTCCCCAGAACCCTGTTCATTCACTATGGGATCTATCTGGGAGATAACAAGGTGGCTCATCTCATGCCGGATATCCTCCCTGCCATTTCAGAGGACAAGTGTCTGATTGGGAAAGTGGTCACCAACAAGAGGCTTATACTGGGCGTCCTGGCTAAGGTGGCCACTATCAGAGTAGACACTGTGCAGGACTTTGCTTATGGTGGAAGGATAATAGTGAATCACATGGACAAAAGTTTCAAGACAAAACCGCTTTGTAATGAAGAAGTGGCTGAGAGGGCTGAGAAACTGGTGGGGGCCAAAGCGTACAGCCTGCTGTGGGATAACTGCGAGCACTTTGTCACTTACTGCAGATACGGCCGTCCTGTCAGCTCGCAGACGGACAAG TTTTGTGATATAGTGAAGAAGATCATTCGCGACCAGAGGAGTGTATTGGTTTCTGCTGCTCTCGGGATGGTCCTGACGCTGTGTGTGGGAGTCGGCCCCTTCACCGCCCTTCCCAGTTTTCTGATTACCTTCACCCTCTGGATGGCGAGCTGA